A section of the Lagopus muta isolate bLagMut1 chromosome 17, bLagMut1 primary, whole genome shotgun sequence genome encodes:
- the TCTN1 gene encoding tectonic-1 isoform X1 has protein sequence MAALRFGLLLFLSPLRAAEPSTELPSSPEAPSMTRATAWERGRSGPAPLTDVAKLCVCDLLVAQCDINCCCDPDCSAADFSLFTTCSVPVVTGDSRLCSQKAAIYSLDTEANPPERVFKLVDHVNPSVFCIHATNYEQALSFSSPEIPTAENFDQLLRKYGSATFSAEPDSWSMNSDASDSSDANESYRYEYGVPIQTVDAFLRLPSPVVSSWCSDANPAGFLVQQATKCIRSISVENCGNIEAASMLFYINSSILAVPKSSQMVNITVRSVVVQSLNGMQTLLNSSDVLRHPVILNELCINVVLGVSYHITYTDTGEITEAAASFVLGAVNKEALSIQQSFEISFTQVNTNPVPFSGNPGYVVGLAVRAGFKPQGSGIIQSTNKYSQLTILQSTANQDCLTAQEARTPVLFGYNMISGCKLRITAAMNCQPLAQILLDLLMGQSFPEYVASFGNSQAQDVLDWVPITHLRISEQSSCQIPAALDIEVKWTKYGSLVNPQARIVNVTATITTTTLKQPPLGRERTIPITSSVVFTDISSPAEPGYKAWPTINAKLPHDFFFPFV, from the exons ATGGCGGCGCTGAGATTTGGCCTGCTTCTTTTCTTGTCGCCGCTTCGGGCAGCCGAGCCCAGCACCGAGCTCCCGTCCAGCCCAGAGGCGCCATCGATGACCCGTGCTACCGCTTGGGAGCGGGGTCGTAGCGGGCCGGCCCCGCTCACGGACG TTGCCAAGCTGTGTGTTTGTGATCTGCTGGTGGCACAGTGTGATATAAATTGCTGTTGTGACCctgactgcagtgcagcagaTTTCAGTCTCTTTACTACGTGTTCAGTTCCTGTTGTCAC AGGTGACAGCCGTCTTTGTAGTCAGAAAGCTGCCATATATTCACTTGATACTGAAGCAAATCCACCAGAAAGAGTTTTTAAATTAGTTGACCATGTAAATCCCAGTGTTTTCTGCATTCATGCTACAAACT ATGAACAAGCGCTCTCCTTTAGCTCCCCTGAAATACCTACTGCTGAAAATTTTGATCAGCTGCTTAGAAAGTATGGAAGTGCTACTTTCAGTGCTGAGCCCGACAGCTGGAGTATGAACTCAGATGCTTCAGATTCTTCTGATGCAAATGAAAGTTACAGATATGAG TATGGGGTTCCTATACAGACGGTGGATGCATTTCTCAGGCTGCCAAGTCCTGTCGTCTCCTCTTGGTGCTCTGATGCAAACCCTGCAG GGTTCTTAGTGCAGCAGGCTACAAAATGCATTCGATCAATCAGCGTGGAAAACTGTGGCAACATTGAAGCAGCTAGTATGCTTTTTTACATCAACTCCAGCATTTTAGCA GTGCCTAAATCAAGTCAGATG GTTAACATTACTGTCCGGTCCGTAGTTGTCCAGTCTCTGAATGGAATGCAGACTTTACTTAACAGCAGTGATGTCCTCAGGCACCCTGTGATTTTGAATGAACTGTGCATAAATGTAGTTCTTGGG gtgAGTTATCATATTACATACACAGACACAGGAGAAAtaacagaagcagctgcttcttTTGTCTTGGGAGCAGTTAACAAAGAAGCACTTTCAATACAACAGAGCTTTGAAATCAGCTTTACTCAG GTGAATACAAATCCAGTGCCTTTCAGTGGTAATCCTGGTTATGTTGTTGGACTGGCTGTAAGAGCAGGCTTCAAGCCACAAGGAt CAGGCATCATTCAGAGTACTAACAAATACAGTCAGCTCACTattctgcaaagcacagccaaCCAAGATTGTCTCACAGCACAGGAAGCCAGAACCCCAGTGTTATTTGGTTACAACATGATATCAGGCTGTAAGTTACG AATTACAGCAGCTATGAATTGCCAGCCCTTGGCTCAGATCCTCCTGGATTTACTGATGGGACAAAGCTTTCCTGAATATGTGGCCTCATTTGGAAATTCTCAAGCCCAGGATGTGCTTGACTGGGTGCCAATAACTCACCTTCGCATCTCAGAACAG AGCTCCTGCCAAATACCAGCAGCACTTGACATAGAAGTGAAGTGGACTAAATACGGATCCCTAGTCAATCCACAAGCCAGAATAGTAAATGTTACAGCAACAATCACTACTACTACATTGAAGCAG CCTCctctgggaagagaaaggaCTATTCCTATAACAAGTTCTGTTGTTTTCACTGATATTTCTTCACCTGCAGAACCAGGCTATAAAGCTTGGCCCACCATTAATGCCAAGTTACCCCATgactttttcttcccatttgtcTAA
- the TCTN1 gene encoding tectonic-1 isoform X2: MAALRFGLLLFLSPLRAAEPSTELPSSPEAPSMTRATAWERGRSGPAPLTDVAKLCVCDLLVAQCDINCCCDPDCSAADFSLFTTCSVPVVTGDSRLCSQKAAIYSLDTEANPPERVFKLVDHVNPSVFCIHATNYEQALSFSSPEIPTAENFDQLLRKYGSATFSAEPDSWSMNSDASDSSDANESYRYEYGVPIQTVDAFLRLPSPVVSSWCSDANPAGFLVQQATKCIRSISVENCGNIEAASMLFYINSSILAVPKSSQMVNITVRSVVVQSLNGMQTLLNSSDVLRHPVILNELCINVVLGVSYHITYTDTGEITEAAASFVLGAVNKEALSIQQSFEISFTQVNTNPVPFSGNPGYVVGLAVRAGFKPQGSGIIQSTNKYSQLTILQSTANQDCLTAQEARTPVLFGYNMISGCKLRITAAMNCQPLAQILLDLLMGQSFPEYVASFGNSQAQDVLDWVPITHLRISEQPPLGRERTIPITSSVVFTDISSPAEPGYKAWPTINAKLPHDFFFPFV, encoded by the exons ATGGCGGCGCTGAGATTTGGCCTGCTTCTTTTCTTGTCGCCGCTTCGGGCAGCCGAGCCCAGCACCGAGCTCCCGTCCAGCCCAGAGGCGCCATCGATGACCCGTGCTACCGCTTGGGAGCGGGGTCGTAGCGGGCCGGCCCCGCTCACGGACG TTGCCAAGCTGTGTGTTTGTGATCTGCTGGTGGCACAGTGTGATATAAATTGCTGTTGTGACCctgactgcagtgcagcagaTTTCAGTCTCTTTACTACGTGTTCAGTTCCTGTTGTCAC AGGTGACAGCCGTCTTTGTAGTCAGAAAGCTGCCATATATTCACTTGATACTGAAGCAAATCCACCAGAAAGAGTTTTTAAATTAGTTGACCATGTAAATCCCAGTGTTTTCTGCATTCATGCTACAAACT ATGAACAAGCGCTCTCCTTTAGCTCCCCTGAAATACCTACTGCTGAAAATTTTGATCAGCTGCTTAGAAAGTATGGAAGTGCTACTTTCAGTGCTGAGCCCGACAGCTGGAGTATGAACTCAGATGCTTCAGATTCTTCTGATGCAAATGAAAGTTACAGATATGAG TATGGGGTTCCTATACAGACGGTGGATGCATTTCTCAGGCTGCCAAGTCCTGTCGTCTCCTCTTGGTGCTCTGATGCAAACCCTGCAG GGTTCTTAGTGCAGCAGGCTACAAAATGCATTCGATCAATCAGCGTGGAAAACTGTGGCAACATTGAAGCAGCTAGTATGCTTTTTTACATCAACTCCAGCATTTTAGCA GTGCCTAAATCAAGTCAGATG GTTAACATTACTGTCCGGTCCGTAGTTGTCCAGTCTCTGAATGGAATGCAGACTTTACTTAACAGCAGTGATGTCCTCAGGCACCCTGTGATTTTGAATGAACTGTGCATAAATGTAGTTCTTGGG gtgAGTTATCATATTACATACACAGACACAGGAGAAAtaacagaagcagctgcttcttTTGTCTTGGGAGCAGTTAACAAAGAAGCACTTTCAATACAACAGAGCTTTGAAATCAGCTTTACTCAG GTGAATACAAATCCAGTGCCTTTCAGTGGTAATCCTGGTTATGTTGTTGGACTGGCTGTAAGAGCAGGCTTCAAGCCACAAGGAt CAGGCATCATTCAGAGTACTAACAAATACAGTCAGCTCACTattctgcaaagcacagccaaCCAAGATTGTCTCACAGCACAGGAAGCCAGAACCCCAGTGTTATTTGGTTACAACATGATATCAGGCTGTAAGTTACG AATTACAGCAGCTATGAATTGCCAGCCCTTGGCTCAGATCCTCCTGGATTTACTGATGGGACAAAGCTTTCCTGAATATGTGGCCTCATTTGGAAATTCTCAAGCCCAGGATGTGCTTGACTGGGTGCCAATAACTCACCTTCGCATCTCAGAACAG CCTCctctgggaagagaaaggaCTATTCCTATAACAAGTTCTGTTGTTTTCACTGATATTTCTTCACCTGCAGAACCAGGCTATAAAGCTTGGCCCACCATTAATGCCAAGTTACCCCATgactttttcttcccatttgtcTAA